The genomic stretch CTGGTGCGTGACGAGCCCCTGCCGATGGGGGCGCCGGGCTGGCGCGACCTGTTCCCGAACGCCGTCTGGCCCGGCTCCATCTCCGGCATGCCGCCGATTGCGATGCGCGTGATCGCCGATTACGAGACCCGCTCGCACGCCAACTCGAACTTCGAGTTTCCCCACGAGATCGAGCTGTTGATGGGGGGGACGTTCGGCGCGGGCATCGGGTTCTATCTCGAATCTGAGTGGCAGCCGGGTTCCGGCGCGCTGATCCAGCAGACCTTCGTGAAGTTCCAGGACGTACTGGGCGCCCTGAGGGTACCCAATCGACTGCTGAACGTGTGGGTGGGCAAGTTCGATCAGAACCTCTTGCCGAGCTACCGGAATCTGGACCGCGTCTACAAGAATCACCCGCTGTGGGGCAACCGGCGGATCGCGGATCTTCGAGTCGACAGCGCGGGCACGAACAGGACGTCGGCGACCCAGTTCAGGCCACAGGACAAGCAGCCGGGCATCGAGCTCAACGGCATCGTCGGGCGTCGGCTGGGCTACGGCCTAGGCGTCGTACAAGGCATCGAGGCCACCCGGGACGTGGACAACCACAAGGACCTGTACTACACGCTCCGAACCAAGCTCGGCGGCCGTGCCCTCGACGGCACGCTCGGTGCGGGGCCCGTCGGGACCATCCAGCCCGGACCGAGCGGGAGCTGGGTCGACAACGCTCTCCAGCTCGAGCACTTCGGGTACTTCGGGCGTCAGGGAAACGATGAGTTCCGGCGGTTCGGCCTCGCAGCCCGCCTGACCCATGGCAATCTCGACGCCTCGGCCGGCTACGTGTGGGGCTCGCATGATCAACCCTGGTCCAACGCAGGGACTGCGGAATTCCGGTCATGGTTCGGACGCGCGGACTACATGGTCTTCCCCTGGCTGATGGCATCGATGCGGTTGGAGGACCTGCGGATCACGCCGGATCTGCCGGCGGGGTGGCAGGTCACGGCGGGCCGGCAGCAGGACCTGCGGCGCGTATTGCCCGCGCTGATCATGTTGGTGCGTGCCAACATGCGAATCACGCTCGAAGAAGAGTACTACACTCGCGATGCCTCGGTCGCGGAGGATCAGCGACGGCACGCCTTCTGGGCGCGGCTGGACTTCGCTTTCTGAGACCGTGGCGCGCCGACGCATGACGCTGCGCCCGGCGCCCGTGCTGCTGCTGCTGGCGCTCGGCGGCGCGGGTGCCGTCACCGCCCAAGACGTGAGCGGCCGCATCGTCGGCGCTCCGCGCTCGGGTGGGGCGGTGCTGGTGGTCTACCTCGCCGGCAGCGCGCGCGCCACGACTCCCTCGCCGGAGGCAACGATCGCGCAGCGACAGAAGACTTTCGTGCCACACGTCCTCCCGGTCGCCGTCGGTACGACGGTCGGTTTCCTGAACGAGGATTCCTTCCTCCACAACCTGCACGCCTACCAGGATCGACGCACCGTCTTCAACCGAGCGCAGCCGGCGTTTCTGCGGCTGATCCGCCACACCTTCAGCCGCGAGGGCACGGTGATGCTCCTCTGCGATCTGCACCCCGAAATGGAGGCGTTCATCGTCGTCACACCGAGCCCCTGGTTCAGCGGCGTGGCGGGCGATGGCACATTCACGCTCCGGAACGTGACGCCGGGATCCTATACGCTCGTGGTGTGGGACCAGCGCCGCCGGGGCACCGCAGTCGAGCAGCCACTCCTCGTCGGTCCCGCAGGGCTGACTGGCGTGACCATACGGCTGCCGTCCGGCAGCCCGTAACCGGCGCGTCTCCAAGGCTTGACAGTCGTCGCCGCCGAGGCCCATACTCGGGCGTGCCGCTCCCCTTTTACAACTGAAAAGGTTCGTCTCACGCGAGGGCCGATGTACCGCGAGATCTTCCTACCCGTGGACAACTCCCAGCACTCGGACTGGGCGGTCAATCGTGCGATCGAACTGTGCCGGCGATCGGGGGGCCGTATCACCGGCAATCACGTGTACGCGGCCCGGCTCCACGACGTCCGCTTCCGCCAGCTCGAGACCGGACTTCCCGCCCAGTTCCAGACCCCCGCGGAGATCAAGAAGCAGCGCAAGATCCACGACAAGCTGATCGAGAAGGGCCTCCAGCTCATTGCCGACAGCTTTCTCGACCAGCTCGGCAAGCGGTGCGAGGCCGCGGGCGTCAAGCTGACACGCCAGCTGCTCGAGGGGATCAACTACGAAGAGATCGTGAACGAGGTCAACCGGGGCGAGGGCCGGCTGCCGGGGCTGATCGGCTTCGAACCCAATCGCGCGGCGGGTTACGACGGCGGCGAGAAGGGCCGCAGCGACGTGAAGCTCGGTGACGACGGGCACCTAGTGGCCGAGGACGAGGACCAGGCCGCGCGGCTGGTCGGCACGTCGCAGCGCCAGTACGACCTCGTCGCGTTCGGCGCGCACGGGCTGGGCCGGCAGGCATACTCGCAGCTCGGCGGCGTGGTCGCCCGCTCGCTCCGCGGAATCGAGAAGGACATGCTGATCGTCCGCGACGACCGGGCCTTCGAGGGCGGCCGGTTCATGGTCTGCGTGGACGGATCCTCGTACAGCTACCAGGCGATGCGCGCGGCGCTCGAGCTCGCGCAGGAGTTCGGCGGGTCGCTCTACGTGGGCAGCGCCTTCGACGTCGAGTACCACCACATCGTCTTCAACAACATCAAGGACGTGCTCTCCGTGCAGGCCTCGAAGGTCTTCAAGTTCGAGGAGCAGGAGGAGCTGCACAACAACATCATCGACAAGGGTCTCCTCAAGCTCTGCCAGGCCAACATCAAGCGGGCCGAGGCTATGGCGCAGGAGTTCCCCGACGTCCCGATCACGACGCAGATCCTGATCGGCAAGCCGTTCCAGGTGATCATGCAGTGGGCGGAAGAGATCAAGCCCTCGCTCCTGGTGATCGCGCGGCACGGGGCGCACCGGGTCGAGAACACCCAGCTCGGCTCGCAGGCCGAGAACCTGGTGCGCCTCGCGCCGTGCAACATGCTCATGACCGGCACGGTCGGCATCAGGCCGGAAGACATCCCGTGGATCGAGGAGGACGGCCAGGCAGGGCTGCCGTGGGCGCCCGATGCCGAGGTCCGGATCCTCCGCGTGCCGCCGTTCGCGCAGGGCATCGCGCGCCGGGCGGTCGAGGAGTACGTCCTCGAGTTTGGCGGCGGCCTGGCGCAGATCGTCACGAACAAGTGGCTGGACGACGCCATCCGGAAGCTCCTGCCCACCCACATGCAGATGATCATGGGGATCGGTGACGCCGAGGAGCTCGCGCACGCCGAGCTGAAGGCCCAGGAGCAGATGGCGAAGACCCTCGTCCTGGGCAGCGAGGACGACGGCGAGCCGGCCGGGGCCACGATCGAGACGAAGTGTCCGGTGCCGCCTTACCATGTCGCCACCCGGGCACGGACGGCGGCCGATCCGCCGGTGTGGACCGGGGAGGCGTTCGAACGCCTGAAGGTGGTCCCGTTGATCGCGCGGCCGCTGGCCCGGAGCACCGTGGAGCGGTTTGCCAAGAACCACGACCTGTGGCGCATTACGACCAGCGTCATGGACGAGAACAAGCAGGCGATGATCGAGGCCGACGAGTTCGACGCCGAAACGATGATGGGGATGTTCCGGGAGCTGCGCGCCCGTCAGATCCGCGCGGAAGCCGAAGGCGGCGACGCGCTGTCCCCCGAGATGCGCCAATTCATCGA from Gemmatimonadales bacterium encodes the following:
- a CDS encoding universal stress protein, with the translated sequence MYREIFLPVDNSQHSDWAVNRAIELCRRSGGRITGNHVYAARLHDVRFRQLETGLPAQFQTPAEIKKQRKIHDKLIEKGLQLIADSFLDQLGKRCEAAGVKLTRQLLEGINYEEIVNEVNRGEGRLPGLIGFEPNRAAGYDGGEKGRSDVKLGDDGHLVAEDEDQAARLVGTSQRQYDLVAFGAHGLGRQAYSQLGGVVARSLRGIEKDMLIVRDDRAFEGGRFMVCVDGSSYSYQAMRAALELAQEFGGSLYVGSAFDVEYHHIVFNNIKDVLSVQASKVFKFEEQEELHNNIIDKGLLKLCQANIKRAEAMAQEFPDVPITTQILIGKPFQVIMQWAEEIKPSLLVIARHGAHRVENTQLGSQAENLVRLAPCNMLMTGTVGIRPEDIPWIEEDGQAGLPWAPDAEVRILRVPPFAQGIARRAVEEYVLEFGGGLAQIVTNKWLDDAIRKLLPTHMQMIMGIGDAEELAHAELKAQEQMAKTLVLGSEDDGEPAGATIETKCPVPPYHVATRARTAADPPVWTGEAFERLKVVPLIARPLARSTVERFAKNHDLWRITTSVMDENKQAMIEADEFDAETMMGMFRELRARQIRAEAEGGDALSPEMRQFIEEAKKSGVTRCPIRDIEEKMTECPVDFKAVSPADAKAAVEQFMRQQAERVGAAPLEEKA